A genomic stretch from Corvus cornix cornix isolate S_Up_H32 chromosome 9, ASM73873v5, whole genome shotgun sequence includes:
- the RBP2 gene encoding retinol-binding protein 2 — MPADYNGTWEMETNENFEGYMVALGIDFATRKIAKHLKQTKEIVQNGDNFKTKTLSTFRNYDLDYTVGVEFEEHTKGLDNRVVKSLVTWDGDKLVCVQKGEKNNRGWKHWIEGDILHLELTCEDQVCHQTFKKKN, encoded by the exons ATGCCTGCCGATTACAATGGGACGTGGGAAATGGAAACCAATGAAAACTTTGAAGGCTACATGGTTGCTTTAg GTATTGATTTTGCAACTCGTAAGATTGCAAAACACTTGAAACAAACAAAGGAGATTGTTCAAAATGGAGacaactttaaaacaaaaacactcAGTACTTTCAGAAACTATGATCTGGATTACACTGTGGGAGTGGAGTTTGAAGAACACACCAAGGGACTGGATAACCGAGTGGTGAAG AGCCTGGTGACTTGGGATGGTGACAAATTGGTCTGTGTTCAGAAAGGTGAAAAGAATAACAGGGGCTGGAAGCACTGGATTGAAGGAGACATCCTGCATCTG GAACTGACATGTGAAGACCAGGTGTGCCATCAGACATTTAAGAAGAAGAACTAA